Part of the Halomarina litorea genome is shown below.
CGATGTGCTTGCGCCCGTGGTCGTTGTATCCCTTGCGGTCGACGGGGTTGACGTTCTGGGCGTCGAGGTACGCCTGAATCTCTTCGTCCTCGTCGATGAACGCGAGCACCTCGTTCAGCCGCTCGTCCGGGAAGGCGTGGTCGGCGGACGGATCGTAGGTTCGACCGCCGTCGCCGCGGTCTGCACTGGCCATACGTATTCTCTCGCGGGCGAGAGGAAAACCGCTTTGCCTCGGTGCGCTCAGGCCGCAGCGTCGGTCGCCGCGGCCTCCACCTCCTCGTAGTCGGGTTCCACGCCCGGGTCCTCGCCGACCCACGCGTAGGTGACGGTCCGGTCGGTGTCCACGACGAACACGGCGCGCTGGGCGATGTCGTTGACGCCCAGTTCCGCGAAGTCCATCGACACGTCGTACTGCTCGATGAGTTCGTCGTTCGCGTCGCTGATGAGCGGGAAGTTCAGCCCCAGTTCGTCGTGGAAGGCGTTGAGCGCGAACGGCGAGTCGACGCTGACGCCGTAGAGGCGCACGCCCGCCTCCTCGAACGCCGAGAGGCGGTCACGGAAACTCGCCAGCTCGTGCGAGCAGACGCTGGTGAACGCGCCGGGGAAAAAGGCGAGGACGACGGGTCCCCTCTCCAGCATCTCCGAGAGCGTGAACTGCTCGATGTCGTCGCCCGTCGCGAGCGGTGCGGTGAAGTCCGGGGCGATGTCGCCGGTCTGTATCACACCCGCCGGTTAGGGAGACGGACACAAATAGGGCGACCCTCTCACGAGCAAAAGGCCTATAATCGGGAGTAGGTAAGAACAAGTAGACATGGCAACCACTCTGGTACCGCTGTTCCCCGGGCTCCCCGGCGGAATCGAGATATTCGTCGTCCTGCTCATCGTCGTGCTCCTGTTCGGGGCGAACAAGCTCCCGAAACTCGCACGCTCCAGTGGGCAGGCGATGGGCGAGTTCAAGAAAGGACGTGAGGAGATCGAGCAGGAGCTCGCGGAGATGAAGGGCGAGGGGTCCAAGCAGGGCGAGGCGACGGCCGACACCACGACCACTACCGAGCCGACGACGACCGAGAGCACCACCGAGACGACGATGGACGAGACCGCTGAGACGGAAGCCGAAAAGCAGAACTAATTTTTGCTCTCGCTGCCCGCTTCCGGGCACGGGGCGTGTGGCCTAGTGGACAAGGCGAGGGGTTCCTAACTCCTCGATCGCGGGTTCGAATCCCGTCACGCCCGCTGTCAGTCACGAGCGAACGCGAGTGACGACAGCGGGCACAGGGATTCGAAACAGGGAGCGAGCGAAGCGAGCGACCGAGGTTCGAATCCCGTCACGCCCGTCTCCTTCGCTTCGCTCAGTCGACGGGCGTTCCTGACTCCCGCTCGCAGTGCTCGCGGGAGTCCCGTCACGCCCTTTTGTGGAGAGCGCCAGAGGTCCGTCGCAGTCACGACCGCACCGCCGCGAGAGGTTCGACGGTGGAACCTTCCCGTTCACGCACGCCCGCACGAGTGTCTGTTCGGCCGTGCGAGTCGACCGGCGACCGACGACTGCCGTGTCGCGCCGCCGACGGCCCGATTCCGCCGTGAACTCCCGTGCAGGGTCGTCGTCGCCGCCGATATGTCTCTTTGCATCACGCTCCGTCGGGCGGTTTCGTCGGCCAGCCACGCTGTCCGGCCGCCGTGACTGTAAGTGTCGCCCTATCGGTCAGTCAGTACTGTCACGGTATCTGAAACTGTTGCAGTTGCACGGTTCGACGGGTCATACCAGCGTGTAACAATATGGTGTCTGGCCGTAGCACGGTCCATGGATGGAGAGACTCACACGGAGCGTCGAACCGAGGGGACGAGCACACGCGAGGCCGCGCGTGCGTTCCACGAGTTGACCGGGTTCCAGCGCGACCTGCTCGTCGTCATGTCCGGCCTCGACGAACCGTCGGGCCAGACCATCAAGATGGCGCTGGAAGAGCGGACGAACACCGACATCACACACGGGCGACTCTACCCGAACCTCGACACCCTCGTGAACGACAGGTTCATCGAGAAGGGGGAGATCGACCGGCGGACGAACTACTACGCCATCTCCGAGATGGGGGTAGACGCCCTCGCCGAGTACGCCGACTGGATGACCGAACGGGGCAACCTCTCGGACTGAGTCATCTCTGCTCTGGTCGGCGTCGACGGGTCGCTCACCGCGGTCGGCGCGCCGCCATCGGTAAGCGCCCGCTGGACCCGCCGAAGCCACCAGTTACGGTACCGTCCGACCGACGTTCGACGGTCCGGCCCTCCTCTCACCCGTCGGAGCGACCGCTCCGGCGGCCCTCCGTCCACTCGTCGCCGTCGCAGGTGGTTGTCCACTCGCTACTCACGAGCAGAAAAGTAATTCAATACAACCAATAGTATTAAGCGGACCGTCGCAAGACTGAGGAGTGTCCCCCCGTATGACGATTCCGCTCTCCACGGAAGCGATACGGGCAGCAGTCACCACCCCGGTCACCGCCTACACCGTCGGGATGGCCCTCGCCACCCTGGGTGCGCTGCTGCTCGGAACGCTGACGTTCATCCCCCGAAAGCAGCGACGGCCCCGCGTCGTCGTCCGCGAACTCGTCCGCACCGACTGGAAGTACCTCGGCGTCGCGTGGGCCGTCACGCTCGTCGTCAACGAACTCGCCTTCCGGTTTCACGCCGACCGCCTCGTGACGGACACGGTCTACGCCCTCGAGGGGCCCGTCGTCGCCGCCTTCCAGACCGTGACGACCCCGGCGCTGACCTTCGGGTTCGCCGTCCTCTACCTCGTCGGGTTCCCGTTTCTGGTCCTGTTCTCGTACTTCAAGCTGAAGGTCCACGACCGGGAGCAGGCGTGTCGTTACGCGATGGGGTACGCGCTGCTCGTCGTCGTCGCCGCACCGCTGTTCCTCGCCTTCCCGGTGCGCATCACGGGCCAGTATCTCCCGACCGTGGACCCCCTGTTGCTGACGGTCCACCCGGTCGTGGGCGAGGGCGTCCTCGCGACGGACACCCTCGTCAAGGCGTTCCCGAGCCTCCACACCGGGCTGTCGGTGCTGGCGGCGCTGTACGCGCGTCACTCCTCGCGGCGGTACGCGACTGTCGCGGGGGTGCTCGCCGCCGGCATCGTCGTCTCGACGTTCTACCTCGGCATCCACTGGCTCGTCGACGCGATGGCGGCCGCCGTCCTCGCGGGCGCGGCCTACCACGCCTCACAGCGGTTTCCCCTCCCGCGGTTCGCCCGTCGGTCGTCCGGTCGGACGTCCCACCACCAGCAGGCCGACTGACCGCCGCGGGGTGCGGGCGTCACACCTCCGTCGGCACTCCGCGTCGTGAGGTCAGTCGGTCGAGA
Proteins encoded:
- a CDS encoding PadR family transcriptional regulator, which gives rise to MSGLDEPSGQTIKMALEERTNTDITHGRLYPNLDTLVNDRFIEKGEIDRRTNYYAISEMGVDALAEYADWMTERGNLSD
- a CDS encoding phosphatase PAP2 family protein; translated protein: MTIPLSTEAIRAAVTTPVTAYTVGMALATLGALLLGTLTFIPRKQRRPRVVVRELVRTDWKYLGVAWAVTLVVNELAFRFHADRLVTDTVYALEGPVVAAFQTVTTPALTFGFAVLYLVGFPFLVLFSYFKLKVHDREQACRYAMGYALLVVVAAPLFLAFPVRITGQYLPTVDPLLLTVHPVVGEGVLATDTLVKAFPSLHTGLSVLAALYARHSSRRYATVAGVLAAGIVVSTFYLGIHWLVDAMAAAVLAGAAYHASQRFPLPRFARRSSGRTSHHQQAD
- a CDS encoding redoxin domain-containing protein, with the protein product MIQTGDIAPDFTAPLATGDDIEQFTLSEMLERGPVVLAFFPGAFTSVCSHELASFRDRLSAFEEAGVRLYGVSVDSPFALNAFHDELGLNFPLISDANDELIEQYDVSMDFAELGVNDIAQRAVFVVDTDRTVTYAWVGEDPGVEPDYEEVEAAATDAAA
- the tatA gene encoding twin-arginine translocase TatA/TatE family subunit translates to MATTLVPLFPGLPGGIEIFVVLLIVVLLFGANKLPKLARSSGQAMGEFKKGREEIEQELAEMKGEGSKQGEATADTTTTTEPTTTESTTETTMDETAETEAEKQN